In Desulfofundulus kuznetsovii DSM 6115, the following are encoded in one genomic region:
- a CDS encoding aldehyde ferredoxin oxidoreductase family protein, which yields MKHGYTGTILWVNLTEKKWWEEETDDDFASRWLGGSGFGAVTLARNTDAQTEPLGEDNVLGFFTGPLTGTVVPSSGRHSVVGKSPLTGIWGEASVGGSWGRELKRAGYDGLVLLGKADSPVYLWISEGGVEIRDAAELWGLDTYQTAERLQELHPGAQVCAIGPAGERLVKIAGLFTDGKEGRAAARCGLGAVAGSKNVKALAVRGTRKPSLAFEEELKVKIREAVKRIKEKTKALSEFGTPGLVIPCEQIGDFPVRNWRDGKWEEGAKSISGPWMVETVLSGRFHCAGCPIGCGRRVNITSGPYKGVNGGGPEYETLGLMGGSCLIDNLEAICYANELCNRYGIDTIDAANLIAFSIEAFERGVIGKEETGGLVLRWGDPGILIELIHQIGQNKGFGAVLAGGFKTLLNGLGPEAKEFAIHVKGMGFPAHDPRAYNSIALGYATANRGACHLEGFSHVFERNVAMPEFGLSEPLDRFSVEGKGKLVALTQNLMSVFDSLALCKFLLFGGVGIKDLAEWVKLGTGFDFTPEKLMEIGERIFNLKRFYNVKCGISRKDDILPPRILKQKRGSGGAAENLPPLDRMLDEYYAARGWDEDGIPTRETLERLGLGDFIF from the coding sequence AAAGAAATGGTGGGAAGAAGAAACTGATGATGATTTTGCTTCCAGGTGGTTGGGAGGCAGCGGTTTTGGCGCCGTTACTTTAGCTAGGAATACTGATGCCCAAACGGAACCCCTTGGAGAGGATAATGTCCTGGGATTTTTTACGGGGCCCCTTACAGGGACGGTTGTGCCGTCTTCGGGGCGACATTCGGTTGTCGGCAAGTCACCGCTAACGGGAATCTGGGGAGAAGCCAGTGTGGGGGGTAGCTGGGGCAGAGAGCTGAAACGGGCCGGATACGATGGTTTAGTGTTGCTGGGGAAGGCCGATTCTCCGGTATATCTCTGGATAAGCGAAGGCGGGGTAGAAATAAGGGATGCCGCGGAACTCTGGGGGCTGGATACTTATCAAACCGCGGAGAGGCTACAAGAATTACATCCTGGTGCCCAGGTGTGCGCTATTGGCCCTGCAGGTGAACGTTTGGTTAAAATCGCCGGACTTTTTACCGATGGTAAAGAAGGGCGGGCGGCGGCACGTTGCGGCCTTGGGGCAGTTGCAGGCTCCAAGAACGTAAAAGCTCTTGCAGTGCGGGGAACAAGAAAACCGTCCCTGGCCTTCGAGGAAGAACTAAAAGTCAAAATAAGAGAAGCTGTAAAAAGGATTAAAGAAAAAACTAAGGCTCTCAGTGAGTTCGGTACGCCAGGCCTGGTAATACCCTGCGAGCAAATAGGCGATTTCCCCGTGCGAAACTGGCGGGATGGAAAGTGGGAGGAAGGGGCAAAAAGTATTAGCGGTCCATGGATGGTTGAAACTGTACTCAGCGGTCGCTTCCACTGCGCAGGTTGCCCTATAGGTTGCGGGCGCCGGGTAAACATTACCAGTGGACCATATAAGGGAGTTAACGGCGGTGGCCCCGAGTATGAAACTCTTGGTTTAATGGGGGGGTCCTGCCTCATAGATAACCTGGAAGCCATCTGCTATGCCAACGAACTTTGCAACCGTTACGGCATAGACACCATAGATGCAGCGAATCTGATTGCTTTCAGTATAGAAGCATTTGAGCGTGGTGTTATTGGGAAGGAAGAAACAGGTGGCCTGGTTTTGCGGTGGGGCGACCCCGGGATTTTAATTGAACTCATTCACCAGATTGGGCAGAACAAGGGCTTTGGTGCCGTCCTGGCCGGGGGATTTAAGACTTTACTTAACGGATTAGGTCCAGAAGCAAAAGAATTTGCCATCCATGTCAAGGGTATGGGTTTCCCGGCCCACGACCCAAGGGCGTACAATAGCATAGCTCTCGGATATGCTACTGCAAACAGGGGGGCCTGTCATTTAGAAGGGTTCAGCCATGTCTTTGAGCGCAACGTGGCCATGCCTGAATTTGGGCTCAGCGAACCGCTTGACCGGTTTTCTGTTGAGGGGAAAGGGAAACTTGTGGCCCTCACTCAAAATCTCATGAGTGTTTTTGACTCGCTGGCCTTATGTAAGTTTTTGTTGTTTGGCGGTGTCGGAATAAAGGATCTGGCTGAATGGGTTAAGTTAGGTACGGGCTTTGACTTTACCCCGGAAAAACTCATGGAAATAGGAGAAAGGATCTTCAACTTAAAGCGCTTTTACAACGTAAAATGCGGCATCAGCCGCAAAGATGATATTCTACCGCCTCGCATCCTTAAACAGAAACGGGGCAGCGGGGGAGCCGCTGAAAATTTACCCCCCCTGGACAGGATGCTTGACGAGTATTATGCCGCCCGTGGCTGGGATGAGGACGGTATTCCCACTCGAGAAACATTGGAAAGATTAGGACTGGGTGATTTTATTTTTTAG
- a CDS encoding iron-containing alcohol dehydrogenase — protein sequence MEAFTFQLKTTVCFGANVVSGIVDWCRNYNAKRVLIVTDQGVRKAGILEKVEKILSDAGIENVVFDDVEPDPGLETIHRCASCFRENKCDLILAVGGGSPIDTAKGARVIVENGGHIRDYAGVNKVPRAPVTPLIAIPTTSGTGSEVTTFAVLSDWENRMKITISSPFLAPEVAVVDPLLTMTAPPSVTAASGIDALSHAIETYVSLKAQPPAEALALKAIELIGESLRTAVADGSDKEARTRMSLGSLLAGMAFNNSLLGLTHSIGAALSGHAHVSHGMAIGLLLPYVMEFNAMARMEKFSKIAVALGEDVKGLSLREAALRSVKAVRELVEDISLPRRLGDVGVTGDMIEGMAKDAMGHGMLKFNPRAVTEKDIIAILRKAL from the coding sequence ATGGAAGCATTTACGTTTCAGCTGAAGACCACAGTTTGTTTTGGGGCCAATGTTGTGTCCGGCATTGTTGACTGGTGCCGCAACTACAATGCAAAGCGTGTTCTGATTGTTACGGATCAGGGGGTTAGGAAAGCCGGAATTCTGGAAAAAGTTGAGAAGATTTTAAGCGACGCAGGAATAGAAAATGTGGTCTTCGATGATGTTGAACCGGATCCGGGTCTGGAGACCATTCATCGTTGTGCTTCATGCTTTAGGGAAAACAAATGTGATTTGATTTTAGCGGTTGGCGGGGGTAGCCCGATTGACACGGCAAAGGGGGCCAGGGTAATAGTAGAGAACGGCGGTCATATCAGGGACTATGCCGGTGTAAACAAGGTTCCCAGAGCTCCGGTTACACCCCTGATCGCAATTCCTACTACTTCCGGTACAGGTAGCGAGGTTACGACGTTTGCCGTTCTCTCGGATTGGGAAAATAGAATGAAAATAACCATTTCCAGTCCCTTTTTGGCACCGGAAGTGGCCGTGGTTGATCCGCTCCTTACGATGACAGCTCCACCGTCCGTAACCGCGGCGAGCGGGATTGACGCCCTGTCCCATGCCATAGAAACCTATGTCTCCCTCAAGGCACAGCCGCCTGCTGAAGCGCTCGCTTTAAAGGCTATTGAACTCATAGGAGAAAGCCTTAGAACCGCGGTGGCTGACGGAAGTGATAAAGAAGCACGTACCAGAATGTCTTTAGGCAGTCTGTTAGCCGGCATGGCGTTCAATAATTCCTTGCTGGGCCTTACCCATTCCATCGGAGCAGCTTTGAGCGGGCACGCGCACGTGAGCCACGGGATGGCGATAGGTCTTCTCCTGCCCTATGTTATGGAGTTTAACGCGATGGCCAGGATGGAAAAGTTTAGCAAAATAGCAGTTGCCCTGGGCGAGGACGTCAAGGGCTTGAGTCTAAGAGAAGCGGCTTTGCGTTCAGTTAAAGCCGTACGCGAGCTGGTGGAAGACATTTCCTTGCCGCGCAGGTTGGGAGACGTGGGAGTAACCGGGGATATGATTGAAGGTATGGCTAAGGATGCCATGGGACATGGTATGCTCAAGTTTAATCCGCGAGCGGTCACGGAAAAAGATATCATAGCTATACTGCGGAAGGCTTTATGA